A section of the Saccopteryx leptura isolate mSacLep1 chromosome 6, mSacLep1_pri_phased_curated, whole genome shotgun sequence genome encodes:
- the GPHB5 gene encoding glycoprotein hormone beta-5: MKLAHLLLGPMALLLLAGCGCVLSASSGNLRTFVGCAVREFTFLAKKPGCRGLRITTDACWGRCETWEKPILEPPYIEAHHRVCTYNETKQVTIKLPSCAPGVDPFYTYPVAVRCDCGACSTATTECETI; encoded by the exons ATGAAGCTGGCACACCTCCTGCTTGGCCCCATGGCTCTCCTGCTGCTGGCCGGCTGTGGCTGTGTTCTGAGCGCCTCCAGCGGGAACCTGCGCACCTTTGTGGGCTGTGCCGTGAGGGAGTTTACCTTCCTGGCCAAGAAGCCGGGCTGCAGAGGCCTTCGGATCACCACTGATGCCTGCTGGGGCCGCTGTGAAACCTGGGAG AAGCCTATTCTGGAGCCCCCCTACATCGAAGCCCACCATCGAGTCTGTACCTACAACGAGACCAAACAGGTGACCATCAAGCTGCCCAGCTGTGCCCCCGGAGTTGACCCTTTCTACACCTACCCCGTGGCTGTCCGCTGCGACTGCGGGGCCTGCTCCACCGCCACCACCGAGTGCGAGACCATCTGA